The Peribacillus simplex genome contains a region encoding:
- a CDS encoding non-ribosomal peptide synthetase gives MEKTIQNIYSLTPLQEGILYELEMNNTAENLYISQMRIRITGALEVHALFQAWSQVVERHEALRMKIISKNIENNVQVVFNAMDYEPEIIDMTELNKHDQLNKIQRVTFKSQEMDVNNSNLMKLQLVKIEENQYILIWTHHHIILDGWSTSIVIDELFVIYSRIVGRDSKRLIEKPKQYGDFIRYMNKIDAEDLNRFWKELAKDIDQPTITFPVLKHVKENQQENDLFWEMDKKQSELLREFAAKNHVTINVLLQLIWSIVLKEMSNQNRIVFGIVSSGRSNNLFKSEEIVGLLINTIPMIAEMNDTDSITDLLKRFQETLNNMLDYSQISLVDIKRHTKLKKEDPIFETLFVYENYPEAKNERFGINWEIEGGKETHSFPLSLQAQDNKEMIKCKLYFNRCFIERSLVNDIQSAFMQIAHQITKVQQIDEIYVDVDFSKLKNNGIKNHQEKSNNKIISTSVNQELKEIWQEFFLNSEINEDSDFFQLGGHSITAMKLVSKINKRLDANMKLADLFENPTLKLLSHKVFPEVNTTPEDDTQAVSSFVEKTFLEVLSTSQIDKDADFFEVGGHSILAMKLLTKLNKEYNQILTLKNIFQNSTVESLTAFIINEISDHDIEQSEARQKNHVLSSNQEALWFNEKLNGKTTNYNIPQKYKITGKVDTLILEKSINHVVNRHEILRTTVREKAGKGYQEIREDLYIKIDEIDLSALKPEQQATRMLQIEDDVQAEIFEIEKGPLMTVKLVKLREEESVLFVNLHHFIFDGWSVSIFLDEWLSFYDSEVNEKELILGNDFKQYKDFAFEQKSWLEHNFKEESLFWETNLSGELPKLELPLDTIRTKENRTDGSSFIVELTREELHGLKRMSLEENSTLFMTLLTMYQSFLAKYTGQNDIIVGSPLANRMIEGTEKSIGYFVNTLPFRLKLGHEETFEEILQRNTNHIIDIYDHQQMTLEKIVEVINPERDLASTSLFQTVFILQNNAKAAFESEYIKITPEVIKSKAAKFDLSLAAEEYEDKLLFAFEYNSGIFNEQTIQILAENFLEWIRNITYQPERSIDKVSVVSKRQEKVLLEEWQGETIRFEGINDTIPEAFHKIVERFPDKVAIVDGPRTITYRELNNKSNRLSHYLLSKGISKEERIGIYVNRSIDMVTGMLAVIKAGAAYVPLDPHYPDERLSYMVEDSSISYCLSHKELGKNGLIDSSKIIYFEDIEKESDLLLETNLHIADQRDLAYVIYTSGTTGRPKGVMLEHRGIINLVYNQNEMMCLDTSAKVLQFATFNFDSSVIEIFSTLLFGAELHISVDKENQFDMSKLVEQIKREGISHIILPPAVLKELPIIELSTIKVLGSAGSECPVELVSKFKHISFFNGYGPTEYSVCTSFKMFPPNEDVTDEFVVSIGKPLTNTVVLVLDENRKLVPAGSVGELYVGGIGLARGYLNNENLTNERFISNPFNPAEKVYRTGDLVKHNKAGELVYIGRADDQVKIRGYRVELSEVNASLRKMAEIKDSYVTVMEAGFENKRLIAYYTVNDEVSIDSIRRRLKETLPVFMIPAHFLQLDKFPLTPNGKVDRKSLPKWTEQFDERKEKELDVQELSKTETELLTIWRNVLNDPTIGPEDNFFECGGDSIISIQICSAAKEKDLFITPKDLFECQTVRELGNIVNELEQKQVVQETVSGYVPLTPIQSWFFNENHENIHHWNQSVVLMKDNTLTTEQYKKIIMKLIDQHDVLRTLFEKHGDSYIGNISNADTACGFHEYHVSSFKDEKSLKEINELEENAQQSLNIHNGPLMKFLLFRDQREVRVFWVIHHLVVDGVSWRILLEQFERCYQQIKNEQEPSLPLKTTSYKQWSEKLNEYQDVDLPEEAVQYWEKEMNVPVSPLKEDLGETCDYENMYKIQVDEAQTQNLIKNTLRKHKTTIDEVLLSVIAHALSNRMGINEFWLDLEGHGREDIEDDMDLSRTVGWFTSIYPVRIKGMATLGSTLRNTKSILRNVPNKGFDFGILKYISNRNHNYPDSLVSYNYLGQFNNTGDMEQTNSSNIDSNYKFPYKLNFVASIVNNKLMLNIIGDSSNENFRMICREVEVHLNKILSGSADLNDSIVETDFEAEKIVDGSTISHFINKFNNIEEIYPVTSLQEGMLFHSEVTQSPEYISQLSIDLVGDLDLDKLEEAWNETCRKYEVLRSVFRRNQLGDRYQIILNDIYYVFNHVDLTMFSEDESESKIENLLEHSKNRQTDLENGPLMNITLIQLSDHRYKFIWTHHHALIDGWSLQIVINHFLDNYRNPFNTTRDSDEHKNAYKQVMDHVRNINKQEEAAFWNEELRDFEQVKALAGNKTDKVAFTSDKVIEYSLPEELTERLIELSKRHRKTINTVVQGVWSIVLSYLSESDSVCYGVTSSGRNLSIPHIESAVGLLINTLPFSLKIDWDDDLHSYLTAIQNKQLHMREYEFSSLTDIKRYAEIPWDKELFQHIFVFENYPSTELAEDSQIMIENSVGSESTNFDLTFSAAVVQSKLHYKIIYKDSKFDENEILRFMDSMQEIFVKLTEEEALLSIGKLINHLKVGAR, from the coding sequence TTGGAGAAAACTATTCAGAATATTTACTCATTAACTCCACTTCAAGAAGGAATCCTTTATGAACTGGAAATGAACAATACAGCAGAGAACCTTTACATTTCTCAAATGCGAATCAGGATAACGGGCGCTCTTGAAGTACATGCATTATTCCAGGCGTGGAGTCAGGTTGTAGAACGGCATGAAGCATTAAGAATGAAGATCATCTCTAAAAATATCGAAAACAATGTTCAGGTTGTATTCAATGCAATGGATTATGAACCAGAAATAATCGATATGACAGAGTTGAATAAACATGATCAATTAAATAAAATTCAGAGAGTGACATTCAAATCCCAGGAGATGGATGTGAATAACTCCAATTTGATGAAACTCCAGTTAGTGAAAATCGAAGAAAATCAGTATATCTTGATTTGGACTCATCACCATATAATTTTGGATGGCTGGAGTACCAGCATCGTCATCGATGAACTCTTTGTTATTTACAGCCGAATTGTAGGAAGGGACTCCAAGCGGCTTATTGAAAAGCCAAAGCAATATGGAGATTTTATCCGGTATATGAATAAAATCGATGCGGAAGATTTAAACCGTTTTTGGAAAGAGCTAGCAAAGGATATTGATCAGCCGACAATCACTTTCCCCGTTCTGAAACATGTGAAGGAAAACCAGCAGGAAAATGATCTGTTTTGGGAGATGGATAAAAAACAGAGTGAGCTTTTAAGAGAATTTGCCGCTAAAAACCATGTAACGATTAATGTATTATTGCAGTTAATTTGGTCGATCGTCCTAAAGGAAATGTCCAATCAAAATCGAATAGTCTTTGGAATTGTAAGCTCTGGAAGGTCGAATAACTTATTCAAATCCGAAGAAATTGTTGGGCTGCTCATTAATACGATTCCGATGATAGCTGAAATGAACGATACAGATAGCATTACTGATTTACTGAAACGGTTCCAGGAAACATTAAACAATATGCTGGATTACTCTCAAATTTCTTTAGTGGATATCAAAAGGCATACGAAATTAAAGAAGGAAGATCCGATTTTCGAAACTTTATTCGTTTATGAAAATTATCCGGAAGCGAAAAATGAAAGGTTTGGCATTAACTGGGAAATTGAAGGTGGAAAAGAGACACATAGCTTTCCATTATCATTACAAGCCCAGGATAATAAAGAAATGATTAAATGCAAATTGTATTTTAATCGCTGCTTCATAGAGCGTTCACTAGTAAATGATATCCAATCAGCCTTCATGCAGATTGCCCATCAAATTACAAAAGTACAACAAATTGACGAAATATATGTCGATGTTGATTTTTCAAAACTAAAAAATAATGGGATTAAGAACCATCAAGAAAAAAGTAACAATAAGATCATATCCACATCCGTTAATCAAGAACTTAAAGAAATATGGCAAGAGTTTTTCTTGAACAGTGAGATTAATGAGGATTCTGATTTCTTTCAATTGGGCGGGCATTCGATAACAGCCATGAAATTGGTGTCTAAAATAAATAAAAGACTTGATGCGAATATGAAATTAGCCGATTTGTTTGAAAATCCTACATTGAAATTGCTGAGTCATAAGGTCTTTCCGGAAGTGAATACGACTCCGGAAGATGACACACAAGCAGTTTCATCTTTTGTGGAAAAGACATTTTTGGAAGTCTTATCAACAAGTCAAATCGATAAAGATGCCGATTTTTTTGAAGTGGGCGGACACTCGATTTTAGCCATGAAGTTATTGACAAAACTAAACAAAGAATACAATCAAATTCTAACTTTGAAAAATATTTTTCAAAATTCAACAGTCGAATCGTTGACGGCCTTCATCATTAATGAAATTTCAGATCATGACATAGAGCAAAGTGAAGCACGACAAAAAAATCATGTTTTATCCAGTAACCAAGAGGCTTTGTGGTTCAACGAAAAACTCAATGGCAAGACAACCAATTATAATATCCCTCAGAAATATAAAATTACTGGTAAAGTAGATACTTTGATATTGGAAAAATCTATAAATCATGTCGTTAATAGACATGAGATTTTAAGGACCACCGTCCGTGAAAAAGCCGGGAAAGGCTACCAGGAAATCAGGGAAGATTTGTACATTAAAATAGATGAAATTGACCTATCTGCGTTAAAGCCCGAACAGCAAGCGACTCGTATGCTGCAAATCGAAGACGATGTCCAAGCGGAAATCTTTGAAATTGAAAAAGGTCCTCTCATGACAGTGAAACTGGTTAAATTGAGAGAAGAAGAGTCTGTTTTATTTGTGAATCTCCACCATTTCATTTTTGACGGATGGTCAGTGAGTATATTTTTAGATGAATGGTTATCTTTTTATGACAGTGAAGTGAATGAAAAGGAACTTATCCTTGGAAACGACTTTAAACAATATAAGGATTTTGCCTTTGAGCAGAAAAGCTGGTTAGAACACAACTTTAAAGAAGAATCGCTATTTTGGGAAACAAACTTATCTGGGGAATTGCCCAAATTGGAGCTTCCTTTAGATACGATACGTACAAAAGAAAACCGTACAGATGGCAGTAGTTTTATAGTGGAACTAACAAGGGAAGAGCTCCATGGTTTAAAGCGGATGTCCCTTGAAGAAAACTCGACATTATTCATGACACTGCTAACGATGTACCAGTCTTTTCTAGCAAAATATACAGGTCAAAACGATATCATCGTTGGAAGTCCTTTGGCAAATAGAATGATTGAAGGAACAGAAAAATCGATAGGTTATTTTGTCAATACACTGCCCTTTAGATTAAAGCTGGGACATGAGGAAACATTTGAAGAGATTCTGCAAAGAAATACAAACCATATCATCGACATCTATGATCATCAGCAAATGACATTGGAGAAAATCGTTGAAGTCATTAACCCTGAAAGAGATTTAGCAAGCACTTCATTATTTCAAACTGTCTTCATTTTACAAAATAATGCCAAAGCTGCCTTTGAAAGTGAATACATAAAGATAACGCCTGAAGTAATAAAATCAAAGGCAGCAAAATTCGATTTGAGTTTAGCTGCAGAAGAATATGAAGATAAGCTTTTATTCGCTTTTGAGTATAATTCAGGGATCTTCAATGAACAAACGATTCAAATATTAGCTGAAAATTTCTTAGAGTGGATTAGGAATATTACTTATCAGCCTGAACGATCGATTGACAAGGTATCCGTCGTGAGTAAGAGGCAGGAAAAAGTATTATTGGAAGAATGGCAGGGAGAAACCATTCGTTTTGAGGGGATCAATGACACAATCCCAGAAGCCTTCCATAAAATTGTTGAGCGGTTTCCTGATAAGGTAGCCATTGTTGATGGTCCGAGAACCATTACATATCGCGAACTGAATAATAAGAGCAATCGACTTTCACACTATTTACTAAGCAAAGGGATTTCTAAAGAAGAAAGAATCGGAATTTATGTGAATCGATCAATTGATATGGTGACAGGGATGTTGGCAGTAATTAAAGCTGGTGCTGCGTATGTTCCATTGGATCCTCATTATCCTGATGAACGGTTAAGCTATATGGTTGAAGATTCGTCCATTTCTTATTGCTTGAGTCACAAAGAACTCGGAAAGAATGGTTTGATTGACTCATCCAAAATAATATATTTTGAAGATATTGAAAAAGAATCGGATTTGTTATTGGAAACGAATCTTCACATTGCGGATCAGAGAGACTTGGCATATGTCATTTATACCTCTGGAACGACAGGCAGGCCCAAAGGAGTCATGTTAGAGCATAGAGGAATCATTAACTTAGTTTATAACCAAAATGAAATGATGTGTTTGGATACATCAGCTAAAGTGCTGCAATTCGCTACGTTTAATTTTGATTCATCCGTCATAGAGATTTTCAGCACACTATTATTCGGTGCCGAGCTGCATATAAGTGTAGATAAAGAAAATCAATTTGACATGAGTAAACTTGTTGAACAAATTAAGCGGGAAGGAATTTCTCATATCATTTTACCGCCTGCTGTGTTGAAAGAACTGCCAATCATTGAATTGAGTACGATTAAAGTGTTGGGATCTGCAGGTTCTGAATGTCCAGTTGAGCTCGTTTCAAAGTTTAAACATATATCGTTTTTCAATGGCTATGGGCCTACGGAATATTCGGTATGTACTAGCTTTAAAATGTTTCCACCGAATGAGGATGTTACAGATGAATTCGTTGTTTCGATCGGGAAGCCTTTGACTAACACGGTTGTACTTGTGTTGGATGAAAACCGGAAACTAGTGCCGGCAGGGTCAGTTGGTGAACTTTACGTTGGAGGAATTGGGTTAGCAAGGGGATATTTGAATAATGAGAACCTGACAAATGAAAGATTCATATCCAATCCATTCAACCCTGCAGAAAAAGTGTACAGAACTGGGGATTTAGTTAAGCATAACAAAGCTGGGGAATTAGTTTATATAGGCAGGGCGGACGATCAAGTGAAAATAAGGGGATACCGTGTTGAACTATCGGAGGTTAATGCTTCATTACGAAAAATGGCAGAAATCAAGGATAGTTATGTAACGGTAATGGAAGCTGGATTTGAGAATAAAAGGCTAATTGCTTATTATACGGTGAATGATGAGGTTTCGATAGATTCAATCAGAAGACGATTGAAAGAAACACTGCCTGTTTTCATGATTCCTGCCCATTTTCTGCAATTGGATAAATTTCCTTTGACGCCGAATGGAAAAGTTGATCGGAAATCCCTGCCGAAATGGACGGAACAGTTTGATGAGAGGAAGGAAAAAGAGCTGGATGTGCAAGAATTGTCCAAAACTGAAACAGAGCTTCTGACAATTTGGAGAAATGTTTTAAACGATCCCACTATAGGACCGGAAGATAACTTTTTTGAATGTGGCGGTGATTCAATCATCAGTATTCAAATATGCTCTGCCGCAAAAGAAAAAGATTTATTTATAACTCCTAAAGATTTATTTGAATGCCAAACGGTCCGTGAGCTAGGGAATATTGTAAATGAGCTGGAGCAAAAACAAGTGGTTCAAGAAACAGTATCAGGTTATGTCCCGTTGACGCCTATTCAATCTTGGTTTTTTAATGAAAATCATGAGAATATCCATCATTGGAATCAATCAGTCGTTTTGATGAAGGATAATACGTTGACGACTGAACAATATAAAAAGATCATCATGAAATTAATAGATCAGCACGACGTTTTAAGGACATTATTTGAAAAACATGGTGATTCATATATCGGCAATATTTCAAATGCTGATACGGCATGCGGTTTTCATGAGTACCATGTTTCAAGTTTTAAAGATGAAAAAAGCTTGAAGGAAATTAATGAGCTAGAAGAAAACGCCCAACAAAGTTTAAATATACACAATGGCCCTTTGATGAAGTTCCTTCTATTCAGGGATCAAAGGGAGGTAAGGGTTTTTTGGGTGATTCATCACCTTGTGGTTGATGGTGTTTCGTGGAGGATACTTCTTGAACAATTTGAAAGATGCTATCAACAGATAAAGAATGAACAAGAACCATCACTGCCTTTAAAAACGACTTCATATAAACAATGGTCCGAGAAACTAAACGAATACCAGGACGTTGACCTACCGGAAGAGGCCGTTCAATATTGGGAAAAGGAAATGAATGTTCCAGTTTCTCCGCTGAAGGAAGACTTAGGAGAAACATGTGATTATGAAAACATGTATAAAATACAAGTGGATGAGGCCCAAACACAAAACCTCATTAAAAACACTTTAAGAAAACATAAAACGACGATTGATGAAGTTTTATTATCCGTTATCGCACATGCACTTTCCAATCGAATGGGAATCAATGAATTTTGGCTCGATTTAGAAGGACATGGCAGAGAGGATATTGAGGATGATATGGATTTATCAAGGACGGTAGGGTGGTTCACCTCGATTTATCCAGTAAGGATTAAAGGAATGGCGACTTTGGGCTCAACCTTGAGAAATACAAAAAGCATATTAAGAAATGTGCCAAACAAAGGGTTTGACTTTGGAATCCTAAAGTATATTTCCAATCGAAATCATAACTATCCAGATAGCCTCGTGAGTTACAACTATCTAGGTCAGTTTAATAACACTGGTGATATGGAACAAACCAATAGCAGCAATATAGATTCGAACTATAAATTTCCATATAAACTCAATTTTGTTGCCAGCATCGTAAACAATAAACTCATGCTGAATATTATTGGCGATAGCAGCAATGAAAACTTCCGAATGATATGTAGAGAAGTTGAAGTACATTTAAACAAAATATTAAGTGGAAGTGCAGATTTGAATGACTCCATTGTCGAAACGGATTTTGAAGCTGAGAAAATAGTCGATGGAAGCACGATCTCCCATTTCATTAATAAGTTTAATAACATTGAAGAGATATACCCAGTGACATCACTTCAAGAAGGGATGTTATTCCATAGCGAAGTAACCCAAAGTCCTGAATATATTTCACAGCTATCCATTGATTTAGTAGGTGATCTGGACTTGGATAAATTAGAAGAAGCCTGGAATGAAACCTGTAGAAAATACGAAGTTCTAAGATCCGTTTTCAGGCGCAATCAATTGGGGGACCGTTATCAAATCATACTTAATGACATTTATTATGTGTTTAATCATGTGGATCTAACGATGTTTAGTGAAGACGAGTCAGAATCCAAGATAGAAAATCTTTTAGAGCATAGCAAAAATAGACAAACGGATTTAGAGAATGGTCCGCTCATGAACATCACTTTGATCCAGCTATCGGATCATCGCTATAAATTCATATGGACACATCATCATGCTTTAATAGATGGCTGGAGCCTGCAAATTGTCATTAACCATTTTTTGGATAATTACCGAAACCCTTTCAATACTACAAGAGACAGTGATGAACATAAGAATGCTTATAAACAAGTCATGGATCATGTCAGGAATATTAATAAACAGGAAGAAGCAGCTTTTTGGAATGAAGAATTGAGGGATTTCGAACAAGTAAAAGCACTTGCGGGTAATAAAACGGATAAGGTAGCTTTTACATCGGATAAAGTTATTGAATATAGCTTACCTGAAGAGCTTACCGAAAGATTAATAGAATTATCCAAGCGGCATAGAAAGACAATTAATACCGTTGTTCAAGGAGTTTGGAGCATCGTTCTATCCTACCTCAGTGAAAGCGACTCAGTATGCTATGGGGTGACAAGCTCAGGAAGGAACCTCAGCATTCCGCATATTGAATCAGCTGTAGGCTTATTGATCAATACTCTGCCATTCTCTTTGAAAATCGATTGGGATGATGATTTACACTCCTATCTAACTGCTATTCAAAACAAGCAATTACATATGAGAGAGTATGAGTTCAGTTCACTTACGGATATAAAGCGATACGCTGAAATTCCATGGGATAAGGAATTATTCCAACATATATTTGTATTCGAAAATTATCCGAGCACAGAACTGGCGGAGGATTCGCAAATCATGATCGAAAATTCAGTCGGAAGTGAATCGACCAATTTTGATCTTACGTTCTCTGCGGCTGTAGTGCAATCCAAGCTGCATTATAAAATCATTTATAAAGACAGTAAATTCGATGAAAATGAAATTTTACGTTTTATGGATTCCATGCAGGAAATATTCGTAAAACTAACAGAAGAAGAAGCACTTCTATCTATTGGTAAATTAATAAATCACTTGAAAGTTGGGGCCCGATGA
- a CDS encoding non-ribosomal peptide synthetase, whose product MISKSMTTNKLMSITEAFIKIVEEKQSRTALCENERQITYKELDILSDNLAKRIIDLGIQEETMIGIPSKRSIELIIGMLAIIKSGCCYVPIDEKYPLKRLEYMLADTDMKYFLSFNGQEGKLRELDIEPIPFEINELSREGHIPVNRSSENGLAYVIYTSGTTGKPKGVMIEQKSVVNLVLNSEILEINENNRVAQFSNPCFDAATFEIWGALLNGATLFLMSNEFTSFDDWKAAISIGKVDVAFFTTGLFNAMVDEDPLIFEGLKKIVVGGDKISVSHVRRLKQTIGHFSLINGYGPTECTTFALCHEVEDKDADVIPIGKPLSNVEIKILSEEQVEVADGEIGEIYIGGQGVMRGYLNQPQLTEQALIMDVLNQAKWYKTGDHGVRLHNGEILYKGRKDSQVKIRGFRIELNEIQEKLDKYMKIESSVVAVKNINGENYVIAYYKHKDDKAENAEKDIKDYLSNELPNYMIPHFFVRMDDFPLNANGKVDKDKLLEMDIMQNKTSLANQETGKKKEVLEIWRNVLGNPSLGLDDNFFENGGHSILATKLVYVMKETVLPEATLQILLENNTVNKIVEALEVDSAGSMEAVLEKDSMLAPALMEKIRGISTKPVEIEKNMMITGGTGFLGAHLLNKLLLELEDVKIYCLVRFPSRNRLKDTLMKYGLWQDDFVSRIVVIEGDLSKHQFGLDDTTYEKLSNDVSHVYHVGAETNFFEPYSKSKISNVDGVVEIIKFASSYTRKNIHYASTLSVLTGERKWDEEDELVYSPDLMIGYSQSKWVAEKLLLQAREHGLTIDIFRLGRISSNSNGVWNEKDMLYKVFESFIEQRILPFKEEIHFELMPVDFVSEFIYKISKLNANQKLGIYHMFNDQRVSSEFVTSFFEKNEIPYSNMDLEEWLQSLKEKTQSNEIHSLSALSQLIDESTKLKESEILQSKTKKEMELLSMKMPEIDSGYVESFMKFMLK is encoded by the coding sequence ATGATAAGTAAATCGATGACGACGAATAAATTGATGTCAATAACTGAAGCTTTTATAAAAATCGTGGAAGAGAAACAGTCAAGAACGGCACTTTGTGAAAATGAACGGCAAATTACTTATAAAGAATTGGATATACTTTCAGATAATCTTGCCAAAAGGATCATTGATTTGGGGATTCAAGAAGAAACAATGATCGGGATTCCAAGCAAAAGGTCCATTGAACTGATCATCGGGATGCTTGCCATAATAAAGTCAGGCTGTTGCTATGTTCCAATAGACGAAAAGTACCCATTAAAAAGATTGGAATATATGCTTGCAGATACGGATATGAAGTACTTCTTATCGTTTAATGGGCAAGAAGGGAAGCTTCGTGAATTGGATATTGAACCAATTCCATTTGAGATTAATGAACTAAGCAGGGAAGGGCACATTCCCGTTAACCGTTCTTCGGAAAATGGTCTCGCATATGTTATCTATACATCAGGAACGACTGGAAAGCCTAAAGGTGTGATGATTGAGCAAAAGAGTGTAGTCAATTTAGTATTGAACTCTGAAATACTTGAAATAAACGAAAATAATAGAGTGGCTCAATTTTCCAACCCATGCTTTGACGCCGCAACTTTTGAGATATGGGGAGCTTTATTGAATGGCGCAACTTTATTCTTGATGTCGAATGAGTTCACTTCCTTTGATGATTGGAAAGCAGCGATATCCATTGGAAAGGTGGATGTAGCTTTTTTTACGACAGGTCTTTTCAATGCAATGGTTGATGAGGATCCATTAATTTTTGAAGGATTAAAGAAAATTGTGGTTGGCGGAGATAAAATCTCGGTTTCCCATGTGAGAAGATTGAAGCAAACAATCGGACATTTTTCCTTGATTAATGGGTATGGACCAACTGAATGCACGACTTTTGCACTTTGCCATGAGGTCGAAGACAAAGATGCAGATGTTATTCCCATTGGAAAGCCGTTGAGCAATGTAGAAATCAAGATTCTATCTGAAGAACAAGTAGAGGTAGCGGATGGGGAAATAGGCGAGATCTACATTGGCGGTCAAGGGGTCATGAGAGGCTATTTAAATCAGCCGCAATTAACGGAACAAGCTTTGATCATGGATGTTTTGAATCAGGCGAAGTGGTACAAAACAGGTGATCATGGCGTCCGGTTACACAATGGGGAAATCCTGTACAAAGGCCGAAAAGACAGTCAAGTGAAAATTCGCGGCTTTAGAATTGAACTGAATGAAATTCAGGAAAAGCTTGATAAATACATGAAGATTGAAAGTTCAGTAGTTGCTGTTAAAAACATCAATGGTGAGAATTATGTTATCGCTTATTACAAACATAAAGATGATAAAGCAGAAAACGCTGAAAAGGATATTAAAGATTATCTGAGCAATGAATTGCCGAATTATATGATTCCCCATTTTTTTGTCAGAATGGATGATTTCCCTCTTAATGCCAACGGTAAAGTGGATAAAGACAAATTATTGGAAATGGATATCATGCAAAATAAAACTTCCTTAGCCAATCAAGAAACTGGAAAGAAAAAAGAAGTATTGGAGATTTGGAGAAATGTATTAGGAAATCCAAGTCTAGGATTGGACGACAACTTCTTTGAAAATGGAGGCCATTCCATTTTAGCTACAAAACTGGTCTATGTAATGAAGGAAACCGTACTTCCTGAGGCCACTTTACAAATATTATTGGAAAATAACACAGTCAATAAAATTGTTGAGGCACTTGAAGTCGATTCAGCTGGCAGCATGGAAGCAGTGCTGGAGAAGGATTCCATGCTCGCTCCAGCGTTGATGGAGAAAATAAGGGGAATATCCACTAAACCAGTTGAAATTGAAAAAAATATGATGATTACAGGTGGAACAGGGTTTTTAGGAGCACATCTATTAAATAAATTGTTACTGGAATTGGAAGATGTCAAAATCTATTGTTTGGTTAGATTTCCTTCAAGAAATAGATTGAAAGATACCTTAATGAAATATGGTCTTTGGCAAGATGATTTCGTAAGTAGAATCGTTGTAATTGAAGGGGATCTTAGTAAACATCAATTCGGTCTGGATGATACGACCTATGAGAAATTAAGCAATGATGTTTCTCATGTGTATCATGTCGGTGCCGAAACGAATTTCTTCGAGCCATATAGCAAATCAAAGATTTCGAATGTGGATGGTGTAGTGGAGATCATTAAGTTTGCTTCATCATACACTCGGAAAAACATTCATTATGCCTCAACGCTTTCTGTCTTGACCGGTGAAAGGAAATGGGACGAGGAGGACGAGTTGGTTTACTCCCCCGATTTAATGATCGGGTACAGCCAGTCCAAATGGGTTGCCGAGAAATTGCTTCTTCAAGCAAGGGAACATGGACTGACAATCGATATTTTCCGATTAGGCAGGATTTCATCCAATTCAAACGGGGTTTGGAACGAGAAGGATATGTTGTACAAGGTTTTTGAATCATTTATTGAACAAAGGATATTGCCATTTAAAGAGGAAATTCATTTTGAATTGATGCCAGTCGACTTTGTAAGTGAGTTCATTTACAAAATATCAAAATTGAATGCGAATCAGAAGCTCGGGATCTATCATATGTTCAATGATCAGAGGGTTTCAAGTGAATTCGTGACCTCCTTCTTCGAAAAAAATGAAATACCTTACTCCAACATGGATTTGGAAGAATGGTTACAATCATTAAAAGAAAAGACACAATCTAACGAGATTCATTCATTAAGTGCTTTGTCCCAGTTAATTGATGAATCGACAAAATTAAAAGAGTCGGAAATCCTGCAATCCAAAACCAAGAAGGAAATGGAATTGCTATCAATGAAAATGCCGGAAATCGATTCAGGGTATGTTGAAAGCTTTATGAAGTTCATGCTGAAATAA